In a single window of the Rhodoferax saidenbachensis genome:
- a CDS encoding ABC-F family ATP-binding cassette domain-containing protein, producing the protein MITLKNVTLRRSAKVLLEGASVTLNPGEKVGLVGRNGAGKSSLFALLNGNLHEDAGEYYIPTQWRMGQVAQDMPETDQSATEFVVEGDTVLLTAREEVTAAEATDDYDRMAHAYTGLHDAGEYDAASRAQALILGLGFKTSELDNPVNSFSGGWRMRLQLARALMCPSDLLLLDEPTNHLDLDALVWLEAWLKKYEGTMVVISHDREFLDAVTNVTLHIDAGKLVRYGGNYSKFEDMRAEQMALQQTAFSKQQDKIAHLQKFIARFKAKASKAKQAQSRVKALDRMEKIAPLLSEADFTFEFKEPANLPNPMLSMSGVSFGYPPPADAPEGTPPTTIVRNVNKSVLAGQRIGILGANGQGKSTLVKTVARDLAPLGGDVTEGKGLNIGYFAQQELDVLRPADTPLEHMIRLVKELTVQGKLSNQATREQDLRSFLGTFNFSGDMVKQAVGSMSGGEKARLVLCMIVWQRPNLLLLDEPTNHLDLATREALSMALNEFEGTVMLVSHDRALLRAVCDEFWMVSRGGVEPFDGDLDDYQKYLLDEAKRQRELAKEEQSKAAKQEAKAAAAKAAAPVVVSDAVKKAKKELQQVEARMEVLNGEGAALEGKLGTNTHPQEIAELGKSLKKVGDELKTLEERWLELTSAIEG; encoded by the coding sequence ATGATTACTTTGAAAAACGTCACCCTGCGCCGCAGCGCCAAGGTGCTTCTGGAGGGCGCTTCCGTCACCCTCAACCCCGGCGAAAAAGTCGGCCTGGTAGGCCGCAATGGCGCGGGCAAGTCTTCGCTGTTTGCGCTGCTCAACGGCAATCTGCACGAAGACGCAGGCGAGTACTACATCCCGACCCAGTGGCGCATGGGCCAGGTCGCCCAGGACATGCCGGAGACGGACCAAAGCGCCACGGAGTTTGTGGTCGAAGGCGACACCGTGCTGCTGACCGCCCGCGAGGAAGTGACCGCTGCCGAGGCCACCGATGACTATGACCGTATGGCCCACGCCTACACCGGCTTGCACGATGCAGGCGAATACGACGCGGCGTCGCGGGCGCAGGCCCTGATTCTCGGTTTGGGCTTCAAGACATCCGAGTTGGACAACCCCGTAAACAGCTTCTCCGGCGGCTGGCGCATGCGCCTGCAATTGGCGCGCGCGCTGATGTGCCCCAGCGACCTACTGCTGCTGGACGAACCCACCAACCACTTGGATTTGGACGCCCTGGTTTGGCTGGAAGCCTGGCTCAAGAAGTACGAAGGCACCATGGTCGTTATCAGCCATGACCGTGAATTTCTGGACGCCGTGACCAACGTCACACTGCATATCGATGCGGGCAAGTTGGTGCGCTACGGCGGCAACTACAGCAAATTCGAAGACATGCGTGCCGAGCAGATGGCGCTGCAGCAAACAGCCTTCAGCAAGCAGCAAGACAAGATTGCCCACCTGCAAAAGTTCATCGCCCGCTTCAAGGCCAAGGCCAGCAAGGCCAAGCAGGCCCAAAGCCGCGTCAAGGCGCTGGACCGGATGGAGAAGATCGCACCGCTACTGTCTGAAGCCGATTTCACCTTCGAATTCAAGGAACCGGCCAACCTGCCCAATCCGATGCTCTCTATGAGCGGGGTCAGCTTTGGTTACCCGCCACCAGCAGATGCACCCGAAGGCACACCGCCCACCACCATTGTGCGCAACGTCAACAAGTCGGTGCTGGCTGGGCAGCGCATCGGCATTCTGGGCGCCAACGGCCAGGGAAAATCGACACTGGTGAAAACCGTGGCACGCGATCTGGCGCCGCTGGGCGGAGATGTGACTGAAGGCAAGGGCCTGAACATTGGCTACTTTGCCCAGCAGGAGCTGGACGTGCTGCGCCCAGCCGACACGCCGCTGGAACACATGATCCGCCTGGTCAAGGAATTGACCGTGCAGGGCAAGCTCAGCAACCAGGCCACGCGTGAGCAGGACTTGCGCAGTTTCCTGGGCACTTTCAACTTCAGCGGCGACATGGTCAAGCAGGCCGTGGGCAGCATGAGCGGCGGCGAAAAGGCCCGTCTGGTGTTGTGCATGATCGTCTGGCAGCGGCCTAACCTGTTGCTGCTCGATGAGCCTACCAACCACCTGGATTTGGCAACCCGCGAAGCGCTGTCCATGGCGTTGAATGAGTTTGAAGGCACGGTGATGCTGGTCAGCCACGACCGCGCGCTGTTGCGCGCCGTGTGTGACGAATTCTGGATGGTGTCACGCGGCGGCGTGGAGCCGTTTGACGGCGATCTGGACGATTACCAGAAATACCTGCTAGACGAAGCCAAGCGCCAGCGCGAACTGGCCAAGGAAGAACAAAGCAAGGCTGCCAAGCAAGAAGCCAAGGCCGCTGCCGCCAAAGCAGCCGCTCCTGTTGTCGTGTCCGACGCAGTGAAGAAGGCCAAGAAGGAACTGCAGCAGGTCGAGGCCCGCATGGAAGTGCTCAACGGCGAAGGCGCGGCACTCGAAGGCAAGCTGGGCACCAACACCCACCCGCAGGAAATTGCCGAGCTTGGCAAGAGCCTGAAAAAAGTGGGCGATGAGCTGAAGACACTGGAAGAGCGCTGGCTAGAACTGACCAGCGCGATTGAGGGCTAA
- the ybgF gene encoding tol-pal system protein YbgF — MKSFSVAQVLRCIPLALALAGAVQAHAGLFDDEEARRAILELRQKDLDGEQKLTEEIRRSTEEAAQLRRSLIDLQNQLETLRAELAKLRGQDEQLGRDVAEMQRRQKDGSQSLEDRLRKLEPSRETLDGREFLAEPGEKRDFESAFAIFRKGEFATAQTAFVDFLNRYPQTGYRPSALFWLGNAQYATKDYKDALANFRALVASSAGHVRVPEAVLAIANCQLELKDNRGARKTLEDLVANYPGSEAAAAGKERLARLK, encoded by the coding sequence ATGAAGAGCTTCTCTGTGGCGCAAGTGTTACGTTGCATTCCGCTGGCCTTGGCGCTGGCGGGAGCTGTGCAGGCCCACGCCGGATTGTTCGACGATGAAGAGGCACGCCGCGCCATTCTGGAACTGCGGCAGAAAGACCTGGATGGCGAACAAAAGTTGACCGAAGAAATACGCCGGTCCACCGAAGAAGCCGCGCAGTTACGCCGCAGCCTGATTGACCTGCAAAACCAGTTGGAGACCTTGCGGGCTGAGCTGGCCAAGCTGCGTGGTCAGGACGAGCAACTGGGCCGTGATGTGGCGGAGATGCAGCGACGCCAAAAAGATGGATCCCAAAGCCTGGAAGATCGCTTGCGCAAGCTGGAGCCATCACGCGAAACGCTGGACGGGCGAGAGTTCCTGGCCGAACCGGGTGAGAAGCGTGATTTCGAATCGGCGTTTGCCATCTTTCGCAAGGGAGAATTTGCCACTGCACAAACGGCCTTTGTGGATTTTCTGAACCGTTATCCACAGACCGGTTATCGCCCCTCTGCTTTGTTCTGGCTGGGCAATGCCCAGTATGCGACCAAAGACTACAAGGACGCGCTGGCCAATTTCCGCGCATTGGTTGCGTCTTCGGCGGGGCATGTCAGGGTGCCTGAGGCTGTGTTGGCGATTGCCAATTGCCAGTTGGAACTCAAAGACAACCGTGGTGCACGCAAAACGCTGGAAGACCTGGTAGCGAATTACCCAGGGTCTGAAGCAGCGGCGGCTGGCAAAGAGCGCCTGGCCCGCCTTAAATAA
- the prmB gene encoding 50S ribosomal protein L3 N(5)-glutamine methyltransferase, which translates to MTLRELIESSAARLTQAGVSFGHGTTNAFDEAAWLVLWSMGLPLDTPLDDGPDSESKRPVAPVESARAATLLEARISTRKPAAYLTQEAWLQGVAFYVDERVIVPRSLIAELLVDGGIDYFLRESTHKVLDLCTGNGSLAVIAAMVFPDVTVDAADISADALAVARINVDKHALGERIRLVESDGLSALPGPYDLILCNPPYVNAKSMAELPAEYKAEPAIALSGNQSGGSDGMDFIRVLLQQAPRHMAPGAVLVLEIGNERAFFEAAFPELEVIWLDTSAGEDQVLLVAKEALLL; encoded by the coding sequence ATGACACTACGGGAATTGATTGAATCCAGCGCGGCCCGCCTCACGCAGGCCGGCGTGTCCTTTGGCCACGGCACCACCAATGCTTTTGACGAGGCCGCTTGGCTGGTACTGTGGAGCATGGGTCTGCCGCTCGATACGCCACTGGACGACGGCCCGGATTCAGAGTCAAAAAGGCCCGTAGCCCCCGTGGAAAGTGCGCGAGCAGCTACACTTTTGGAAGCACGCATCAGCACCCGCAAGCCCGCCGCTTACCTTACGCAAGAGGCCTGGCTGCAGGGCGTGGCCTTTTATGTGGACGAACGCGTGATCGTGCCGCGTTCGCTGATTGCCGAACTTCTGGTGGACGGCGGCATCGACTACTTTCTGCGTGAATCGACCCACAAGGTACTGGACCTGTGCACCGGCAATGGCAGCCTGGCCGTCATTGCGGCCATGGTCTTCCCCGATGTGACGGTGGATGCGGCCGACATTTCCGCCGATGCGCTGGCTGTGGCGCGCATCAATGTGGACAAACATGCTCTGGGTGAGCGCATTCGACTGGTCGAATCCGACGGGCTTTCTGCCCTGCCCGGCCCGTACGACCTGATCCTGTGCAACCCGCCCTATGTCAATGCGAAAAGCATGGCCGAATTGCCTGCTGAATACAAGGCCGAACCCGCGATTGCTCTGAGCGGCAACCAGTCCGGCGGCAGCGATGGCATGGACTTTATTCGCGTGCTGTTGCAACAAGCACCGCGGCACATGGCGCCCGGCGCGGTGTTGGTGCTGGAAATTGGGAACGAACGCGCGTTCTTTGAGGCTGCGTTTCCCGAATTGGAAGTGATCTGGCTGGATACAAGTGCTGGCGAAGATCAGGTGTTGTTGGTGGCCAAGGAAGCCCTGCTGCTTTAG
- the pal gene encoding peptidoglycan-associated lipoprotein Pal — MNRLVWATAVTVLLSACGSSVKLDNVPVEDKSGAAVSGQGANSAGSAGVGNSNVATVDLGKSDQDAAMRASTRLVYFDYDSFTIRPEFQSVIEAHARFIRADKARKVVIEGHTDERGGREYNLALGQKRSEAVRKALNLLGVADGQVEAVSFGKEKPAVIGNSEAAMEKNRRAEIVYR; from the coding sequence ATGAATCGATTGGTATGGGCAACTGCTGTCACTGTTCTGTTGAGTGCTTGCGGGTCGTCCGTCAAGTTGGACAATGTTCCCGTGGAAGACAAATCGGGAGCCGCCGTGTCGGGGCAGGGTGCCAATTCGGCAGGCAGCGCAGGTGTGGGGAATAGCAATGTTGCGACGGTGGACCTTGGTAAGTCAGACCAGGATGCGGCCATGCGCGCTTCTACACGACTGGTTTACTTTGATTACGACAGCTTCACCATTCGCCCTGAGTTCCAGTCGGTGATTGAGGCCCACGCCCGTTTTATCCGCGCTGACAAGGCACGCAAAGTTGTGATTGAAGGCCATACGGACGAACGTGGTGGCCGCGAATACAACCTGGCATTGGGTCAAAAGCGCTCGGAAGCCGTGCGCAAGGCGCTGAACCTTCTGGGTGTAGCAGACGGTCAGGTCGAAGCCGTGAGTTTCGGCAAAGAGAAGCCCGCTGTCATTGGCAACTCTGAAGCGGCAATGGAAAAGAACCGCCGCGCTGAAATCGTTTATCGGTGA
- a CDS encoding tRNA threonylcarbamoyladenosine dehydratase gives MPDLSLAADDADLARRFSGLDRLYGLTPAHAVRLAHVAVVGIGGVGSWAAEALARSGVGHLTLIDMDHVAESNINRQVHALTPTVGMAKIDAMRERIALINPQCKVHCIDAFVEPDNWPAILPAGVDAVIDACDQVKVKTAMADWARRNKAVFISVGAAGGKRHAHKVDIADLSETTHDPLLAQVRYRLRKEYGAPKDGKKMGVACVFSREAVQPADASCAVQGDNSLNCHGYGSLVTVTATFGLCAAGWVMDRISQSKPEER, from the coding sequence GTGCCAGACCTTTCGCTCGCTGCGGACGATGCAGACTTGGCGCGCAGGTTCTCCGGGCTGGATCGCCTCTATGGATTAACCCCGGCGCACGCAGTGCGCTTGGCGCATGTCGCGGTGGTGGGCATCGGCGGCGTAGGTTCCTGGGCTGCAGAGGCCTTGGCCCGTAGCGGGGTAGGGCACCTCACACTGATCGATATGGACCATGTGGCCGAGTCCAACATCAATCGGCAGGTTCACGCACTGACGCCTACCGTTGGCATGGCCAAGATTGACGCCATGCGGGAGCGTATTGCACTGATCAACCCGCAATGCAAAGTGCACTGCATAGACGCCTTTGTAGAGCCCGATAACTGGCCCGCCATCCTGCCTGCAGGTGTGGATGCGGTCATCGATGCCTGCGATCAGGTCAAGGTGAAGACGGCCATGGCCGATTGGGCCCGCCGCAACAAGGCCGTGTTTATTTCAGTGGGGGCTGCAGGCGGTAAGCGGCATGCCCATAAGGTCGACATTGCCGACCTGAGCGAGACCACGCATGACCCGCTGTTGGCGCAAGTACGCTACCGGCTGCGCAAGGAATATGGAGCCCCAAAGGATGGAAAGAAGATGGGGGTGGCCTGTGTTTTCAGCCGGGAAGCGGTACAGCCTGCGGATGCATCTTGTGCCGTTCAGGGTGACAACTCACTCAATTGCCACGGTTATGGATCACTGGTTACGGTGACCGCCACCTTTGGTTTGTGTGCTGCTGGGTGGGTGATGGACAGAATTTCCCAAAGCAAGCCCGAAGAGAGATAA